One Pseudomonas sp. FP1742 genomic window carries:
- a CDS encoding diguanylate cyclase, whose product MSDEAQRWKEKYLKSIEQQEKLERRWDARLDLLRRGLVRSTLAAEGTDRAVDQCMKEMREVVRTDDMDAGLAALLPRLEKAVLDSEQRRETRVDQVSAALTALVSQLQALPLPREVSRPLKNFAKQLDGRVGQAREIPLLLSELSGLQGKALSLLENPVEPGRPGLLQRLFGNREADEIAPQIATHELPMPAPKPVEPVAVPLAARPHATVDLAPVADAPQGVMPTVEATLPAIASPEPVETPAPTSATVTPAEIVAFEPPVPEPETTSGHTPELHIPSNIEQLQEPAPSFAIPATQAPPAINPDELIPAAVDPQLPEHDILYALPDSPEPSYSSVAKHIEDTLLGLLDDLTLPERHRPQAETMRHRLQNGLNWYELLPILDDLATLMLAITDSGQHEFEAYLQHLNERLESFQSNLQAASEGHADNSSAARAMDTQIREQVDGLQSSMQEAADLDDLKHMLENHLEGLLGTMDQHQKQRDEREKEVAARLQSLAERVAHMEQEALGYREHLEEQRQKALIDPLTGLPNRAAWSERLDQEIGQWQQHGNTLLLAMLDLDHFKRINDNYGHLAGDKVLKIIANVLRKRLRGTDFIARFGGEEFVLLMPATAPMTGAKLLETLRASIEACPFHFKGERVTITISMGLTAFRPGEHSDLVLKRADQALYRAKNTGRNRVELG is encoded by the coding sequence ATGAGCGACGAAGCACAGCGCTGGAAAGAGAAATACCTCAAAAGCATCGAACAACAGGAGAAGCTCGAACGTCGATGGGACGCCCGGCTCGACCTGCTGCGCCGCGGGCTGGTGCGCAGCACCCTGGCTGCAGAGGGTACCGATCGCGCCGTTGACCAATGCATGAAGGAAATGCGCGAAGTCGTACGCACGGACGACATGGACGCCGGCCTGGCGGCCTTGCTGCCACGCCTGGAAAAAGCCGTGCTCGACTCCGAGCAGCGCCGGGAAACCCGGGTTGATCAAGTCAGCGCCGCACTGACAGCGCTGGTCTCTCAGTTACAAGCGTTGCCGCTGCCACGGGAAGTGAGCCGGCCACTGAAGAATTTCGCCAAACAGCTGGACGGACGCGTCGGCCAGGCTCGCGAAATCCCGCTGCTGCTCAGCGAACTGAGCGGCTTGCAAGGCAAAGCCTTGAGCCTGCTGGAGAACCCGGTAGAGCCCGGTCGCCCGGGTTTGCTGCAGCGCCTGTTCGGTAACCGGGAAGCGGATGAGATCGCGCCACAGATTGCCACCCATGAATTGCCAATGCCTGCCCCGAAACCCGTCGAACCAGTTGCAGTACCGCTGGCCGCGCGCCCACACGCAACAGTCGATCTCGCGCCAGTGGCGGATGCCCCCCAAGGGGTGATGCCAACCGTTGAAGCCACCCTGCCTGCTATTGCGTCCCCTGAGCCAGTGGAAACTCCGGCACCCACTTCAGCAACGGTCACCCCAGCTGAAATCGTGGCATTCGAACCGCCCGTGCCGGAGCCAGAAACGACGAGTGGCCACACCCCAGAGCTACACATCCCGTCGAACATTGAACAACTGCAAGAGCCGGCTCCATCATTCGCCATACCCGCCACTCAGGCTCCGCCGGCAATCAACCCAGACGAACTGATCCCGGCAGCCGTCGATCCGCAACTGCCTGAACACGACATTCTGTATGCCCTGCCGGACTCGCCTGAACCGTCCTACAGCTCTGTGGCCAAACACATCGAAGATACCCTTCTGGGCCTTCTCGACGACCTGACGCTGCCCGAACGCCATCGACCGCAAGCCGAAACAATGCGCCATCGTCTCCAAAACGGCTTGAACTGGTATGAACTGCTGCCCATCCTCGATGATCTGGCAACATTGATGCTGGCCATTACCGACAGCGGCCAGCACGAATTCGAAGCGTATCTACAGCACCTCAACGAGCGCCTCGAGTCATTTCAGAGCAATCTGCAGGCCGCCAGCGAAGGCCACGCCGACAACAGCTCTGCCGCGCGCGCGATGGACACGCAGATTCGCGAGCAAGTCGACGGCTTGCAAAGCAGCATGCAGGAGGCAGCGGACCTTGATGATCTCAAGCATATGCTGGAAAACCATCTCGAAGGCCTGCTCGGTACGATGGATCAGCACCAGAAGCAACGCGACGAACGTGAGAAGGAAGTAGCCGCCCGCCTGCAAAGCCTGGCCGAAAGAGTGGCCCACATGGAACAGGAAGCGCTGGGCTACCGCGAGCATCTCGAAGAGCAGCGCCAGAAGGCCTTGATCGATCCGTTGACCGGCCTGCCGAATCGAGCGGCCTGGAGCGAACGACTGGACCAGGAAATAGGCCAATGGCAGCAACACGGCAACACCCTGTTACTGGCGATGCTCGACCTCGACCATTTCAAACGCATCAATGATAACTATGGCCACCTTGCGGGCGACAAGGTGCTGAAAATCATCGCCAACGTGCTGCGCAAGCGTCTGCGCGGAACAGACTTCATTGCCCGGTTTGGCGGCGAGGAATTCGTGCTGCTGATGCCTGCCACGGCGCCGATGACCGGTGCGAAGCTGCTGGAAACCTTGCGCGCATCGATCGAAGCCTGCCCGTTCCACTTCAAGGGCGAGCGAGTCACCATCACCATTTCCATGGGACTGACCGCCTTCAGACCCGGTGAGCATAGCGACTTGGTGCTTAAAAGAGCCGATCAGGCGCTTTATCGCGCGAAAAATACCGGTCGCAATCGAGTCGAACTGGGTTGA
- the zur gene encoding zinc uptake transcriptional repressor Zur, which yields MPKTPIASRPHDHSHCVHSALSEADALCARQGLRLTALRRRVLELVWQSHKPLGAYDILAVLSEQDGRRAAPPTVYRALDFLLDNGLVHRISSLNAFVGCNHPEHAHQGQFLICRQCHAAIELEQKSISDAIIGSAKDVGFIVEAQTVEVVGLCSGCQGA from the coding sequence ATGCCGAAAACACCGATTGCCAGCCGTCCCCACGACCACTCTCATTGCGTTCATAGCGCATTGTCTGAGGCCGATGCCTTGTGCGCACGTCAGGGATTACGCCTGACCGCCTTGCGCCGGCGGGTGCTGGAACTGGTATGGCAAAGCCATAAGCCGCTGGGTGCCTACGACATTCTGGCGGTGCTCAGCGAGCAGGACGGCCGTCGCGCCGCCCCGCCGACTGTGTACCGCGCGCTGGATTTCCTCTTGGATAACGGCCTGGTGCACCGCATCTCTTCGCTGAACGCCTTTGTCGGCTGCAATCACCCGGAACACGCTCACCAGGGCCAGTTCCTGATTTGCCGCCAATGCCACGCCGCCATCGAGCTCGAACAGAAGTCCATCAGCGACGCGATCATCGGTAGCGCCAAGGATGTCGGATTTATCGTCGAGGCCCAGACCGTTGAAGTCGTCGGGCTCTGCTCGGGTTGCCAGGGGGCTTGA
- a CDS encoding cytochrome c4, translating to MNKLIVSLLLTVGISGIAHAAGDATAGQAKAAVCGACHGPDGNSMAPNFPKLAGQGERYLNKQLHDIKSGKRQVLEMTGLLTNLSDQDLADIAAYFASQKGSVGAADPKVVARGEALFRGGDLAKGLPACTGCHSPNGAGNAAAGFPHLGGQHAQYVGKQLTDFRKEEGGRTNDGDTKPMQSIAKKLSDEDIAAVSSYIQGLH from the coding sequence ATGAACAAATTGATCGTGAGTCTGCTGTTGACCGTGGGGATCTCCGGCATTGCCCATGCTGCAGGTGATGCGACTGCTGGTCAGGCGAAAGCCGCAGTATGTGGCGCCTGTCATGGCCCGGATGGCAATAGCATGGCGCCTAACTTTCCGAAACTGGCAGGCCAGGGCGAGCGTTATCTGAACAAGCAGCTGCACGACATCAAGTCCGGCAAGCGCCAGGTCCTGGAAATGACCGGCCTGCTGACCAACCTGAGCGATCAGGACCTGGCTGATATCGCTGCCTACTTCGCCAGCCAGAAAGGCAGCGTCGGCGCCGCCGACCCGAAAGTCGTGGCTCGCGGTGAAGCACTGTTCCGTGGTGGCGACCTGGCCAAAGGGCTGCCAGCGTGCACCGGTTGCCACTCGCCGAATGGCGCCGGCAACGCAGCTGCCGGCTTCCCACACCTGGGCGGCCAGCATGCTCAGTACGTCGGCAAACAACTGACCGACTTCAGAAAAGAAGAAGGTGGCCGGACCAACGACGGCGATACCAAACCGATGCAAAGCATCGCCAAAAAGCTGAGCGACGAAGATATCGCTGCAGTCTCCAGCTATATTCAAGGCTTGCACTGA
- a CDS encoding zinc ABC transporter substrate-binding protein — MSRLFSIFVAFVATFLLTGTAQAEVKVLTSIKPLQLIAAAVQEGVAIPEVLLPPGASPHNYALRPSDVRKVQSVDLVYWIGPDMEGFLPRVLKGRTLPSVAVQDLPGLKLRRFAEDSHSHAEEADEHDHDHRPGSLDAHLWLSPLNARVIASKMATDLSAVDPANAARYQSNLQAFDERLDALDVRLKARLAGIAGKPYFVFHEAFDYFEDAYGLKHTGVFSVAAEVQPGAQHVSAMRTRLQEVGKTCVFSEPPLRPRLAETLVAGLPVKLAELDALGGYTPATAQGYEQVLEKLGNDLAGCLESL; from the coding sequence GTGTCCCGACTTTTTTCTATCTTTGTCGCATTTGTCGCAACTTTTCTGTTGACCGGTACAGCCCAGGCCGAAGTCAAAGTCCTTACCAGCATCAAGCCGCTACAGTTGATTGCCGCTGCGGTGCAGGAGGGTGTGGCGATTCCGGAAGTGTTGCTGCCGCCCGGGGCATCACCGCACAACTATGCCTTGCGCCCATCCGACGTACGGAAGGTGCAGTCGGTGGATCTGGTTTACTGGATTGGTCCGGACATGGAAGGTTTCCTGCCTCGCGTACTGAAAGGTCGTACGCTGCCCAGCGTCGCGGTGCAGGATTTGCCTGGTCTGAAACTGCGACGTTTCGCCGAAGATAGCCACTCTCACGCCGAAGAAGCCGACGAGCATGACCACGATCACCGTCCCGGCAGCCTGGATGCGCATTTGTGGTTGTCACCGCTCAACGCCCGCGTGATCGCCAGCAAAATGGCCACCGATCTGAGTGCAGTCGATCCGGCCAACGCGGCGCGCTATCAGAGCAACCTCCAAGCCTTCGATGAGCGCCTGGATGCCTTGGACGTGCGGCTGAAGGCTCGCCTGGCAGGCATCGCTGGCAAGCCTTACTTCGTGTTCCACGAAGCCTTCGACTACTTCGAAGACGCCTACGGCCTCAAGCACACCGGCGTGTTCAGTGTCGCCGCCGAAGTGCAACCCGGTGCCCAGCATGTCTCGGCGATGCGCACGCGGTTGCAGGAAGTGGGCAAGACTTGCGTGTTCAGCGAACCGCCGCTGCGCCCGCGCCTGGCAGAAACCCTGGTGGCCGGGCTGCCGGTGAAACTGGCGGAGCTGGATGCCCTGGGCGGGTACACGCCAGCGACCGCTCAGGGGTATGAGCAGGTGCTGGAAAAGTTGGGGAATGATTTGGCCGGGTGCCTGGAGTCGTTGTAA
- the yihA gene encoding ribosome biogenesis GTP-binding protein YihA/YsxC, whose amino-acid sequence MQLKNPILGLCQQSTFMLSAAKVDQCPDDEGFEVAFAGRSNAGKSSALNTLTHASLARTSKTPGRTQLLNFFKLDDERRLVDLPGYGYAKVPIPLKMHWQRHLEAYLGGRESLKGLILMMDIRHPMTDFDLLMLDWAVASGMPMHILLTKADKLTYGAAKNTLLKVQSEIRKGWGDSVTIQLFSAPKRMGLEDAYTVLAGWMELADKGAEAAE is encoded by the coding sequence ATGCAACTCAAGAACCCCATCCTCGGCCTGTGCCAACAGTCCACCTTCATGCTCAGTGCCGCCAAAGTCGACCAATGTCCTGACGATGAAGGCTTTGAAGTGGCTTTCGCCGGGCGTTCCAACGCCGGCAAATCCAGTGCGTTGAACACTCTGACGCACGCCAGCCTCGCGCGGACCTCGAAAACGCCAGGTCGTACGCAGCTGTTGAACTTCTTCAAGCTAGACGATGAACGCCGTCTGGTCGACCTGCCGGGTTACGGTTATGCGAAAGTACCGATCCCGTTGAAGATGCACTGGCAGCGTCACCTGGAAGCCTATCTGGGCGGTCGCGAGAGCCTGAAAGGTTTGATTCTGATGATGGACATCCGTCATCCAATGACCGACTTCGACCTGTTGATGCTCGATTGGGCTGTCGCCAGCGGCATGCCGATGCATATCCTGCTGACCAAAGCCGACAAACTGACCTACGGCGCGGCAAAAAACACACTGCTCAAGGTTCAGTCGGAAATCCGCAAGGGTTGGGGCGATTCGGTCACTATCCAGCTGTTTTCGGCACCCAAGCGCATGGGGCTGGAAGACGCCTACACCGTACTGGCGGGCTGGATGGAATTGGCGGACAAGGGCGCCGAGGCTGCCGAGTAA
- the dsbA gene encoding thiol:disulfide interchange protein DsbA gives MRNLIISAALVAASLFGMTAQAAEKPEAPYVELSNPVPVAVPGKIEVVELFWYGCPHCYAFEPVINPWIEKLPSDVNFVRIPAMFGGPWDAHGQMFLTLEAMGVESKVHAAVFNAIQKEHKKLTDKEDMADFLATQGVDKDKFLATFDSFAIKGQINKAKELAKKYEITGVPTMIVNGKYRFDIGSAGGAEQALKLADQLVAKERAATKAAAN, from the coding sequence ATGCGTAATCTGATCATCAGCGCCGCACTCGTCGCTGCCAGCCTGTTTGGCATGACTGCCCAAGCCGCCGAAAAACCTGAAGCGCCCTATGTCGAACTGAGCAACCCGGTCCCGGTGGCCGTGCCTGGCAAGATCGAAGTCGTGGAGCTGTTCTGGTACGGCTGCCCGCACTGCTATGCCTTTGAACCCGTCATTAACCCTTGGATTGAAAAACTGCCTTCAGACGTGAATTTCGTGCGTATTCCAGCCATGTTCGGCGGCCCTTGGGATGCTCACGGCCAGATGTTCCTGACACTTGAAGCCATGGGCGTCGAGAGCAAGGTTCACGCCGCTGTGTTCAACGCGATCCAGAAAGAACACAAGAAGCTGACTGACAAAGAAGACATGGCGGACTTCCTGGCGACACAAGGTGTAGACAAGGACAAGTTCCTGGCCACCTTCGACTCCTTCGCCATCAAGGGCCAGATCAACAAAGCCAAGGAACTCGCAAAGAAATATGAAATCACCGGCGTGCCGACCATGATCGTCAACGGCAAGTATCGCTTTGACATCGGCTCTGCCGGCGGTGCCGAACAAGCGCTGAAACTGGCCGACCAATTGGTCGCCAAAGAGCGAGCGGCAACCAAGGCCGCCGCCAACTAA
- the polA gene encoding DNA polymerase I, translating into MSQAPLVLVDGSSYLYRAFHALPPLTTSKGLPTGAVKGVLNMLKSLRKQYPDSPFAVVFDAKGGTFRDAMFAQYKANRPSMPDDMRVQIEPLHASVKALGFPLLCVDNVEADDVIGTLARSSAAADRPVIISTGDKDMAQLVDGHITLVNTMTGSTLDVEGVKEKFGVAPEQIIDYLALMGDSSDNIPGVPGIGPKTASGLLVGVNGGLAELYAKLDIVPTLPIRGAKTLPAKLEEHKEMAFLSYQLATIKIDVPLDFGLDDLHMGPPDHDKLAELYSLLEFKSWFEENQRDAKRAGQDIVEVIQEQPGAAEAKYETILDRARFEVWLDKLDKAPLIAFVTETNGTDPQHAQLVGLSFSVAANEAAYIPLTHSYMGVPEQLDRDTVLLALKPLLENPNKLKVGQHAKFDTNILANCAIGGDQSNGITVQGIAYDTMLESYVLDSTATRHDMDSLALKYLGQSKTDIQEIAGKGVKQLTFDQISLELAGPYAAEDADVTFRLHMALQEKLAATPSLCKVLNEIEMPLMPVLARIERQGALVDANLLGIQSVELGEKLVALEREAFAIAGEEFNLGSPKQLGVILYEKLGLPVLSKTAKGQASTAEAVLAELAEQDYPLPKVLMQYRSLSKLKSTYTDRLPEQINARTGRIHTSYQQAVAATGRLSSIDPNLQNIPIRTAEGRRIRQAFIAPKGYKLLAADYSQIELRIMAHLAKDEGLLHAFRNNLDVHRATAAEVFGVELDAVTNDQRRSAKAINFGLIYGMSAFGLAKQIGVDRKQSQAYIDRYFARYPGVLQYMERTRAQAAEQGFVETIFGRRLYLPEINSKNQALRKAAERTAINAPMQGTAADIIKKAMVAVDNWLTSSGLDAKVILQVHDELVLEVREDLIDQVREEIRAHMSNAAQLDVPLLVEVGVGNNWDEAH; encoded by the coding sequence ATGAGCCAAGCCCCCCTCGTCCTGGTGGACGGTTCTTCTTATCTGTACCGCGCCTTTCACGCGCTGCCACCGCTGACCACGTCCAAAGGCCTGCCGACCGGAGCGGTCAAAGGCGTGTTGAACATGCTCAAGAGTCTGCGCAAGCAGTACCCGGACAGCCCGTTCGCCGTGGTGTTCGACGCCAAGGGCGGGACATTCCGCGACGCGATGTTCGCCCAATACAAGGCCAATCGCCCGAGCATGCCCGATGACATGCGGGTCCAGATCGAACCGCTGCACGCCAGCGTCAAGGCCTTGGGCTTTCCATTGCTGTGCGTGGACAACGTCGAAGCGGACGATGTGATCGGCACCCTGGCCCGCAGCAGTGCGGCCGCCGACCGTCCGGTGATTATCTCCACGGGCGACAAGGACATGGCGCAGTTGGTCGACGGGCACATTACCTTGGTCAATACGATGACCGGTAGCACGCTGGACGTTGAGGGCGTGAAGGAGAAATTCGGCGTCGCTCCCGAGCAGATCATCGATTATCTGGCGCTGATGGGCGATTCGTCCGACAACATTCCAGGCGTTCCGGGGATTGGCCCGAAAACCGCGTCCGGCCTGCTGGTCGGCGTGAACGGCGGCCTGGCCGAGCTCTATGCAAAGCTGGATATCGTCCCGACCCTGCCGATTCGCGGCGCCAAGACCCTGCCGGCCAAGCTCGAAGAACATAAGGAGATGGCGTTCCTCTCCTATCAACTGGCAACCATCAAGATCGACGTACCGCTGGACTTCGGCCTCGACGACCTGCATATGGGGCCACCGGATCACGACAAACTCGCCGAGCTGTATTCCCTGCTGGAGTTCAAGAGCTGGTTCGAAGAGAACCAGCGCGATGCCAAGCGCGCGGGTCAGGACATTGTTGAAGTCATCCAGGAACAACCGGGAGCCGCCGAAGCGAAGTACGAAACCATCCTCGACCGGGCGCGTTTCGAGGTTTGGCTGGACAAGCTCGACAAGGCGCCGCTGATCGCCTTCGTCACCGAAACCAATGGCACCGATCCCCAGCACGCGCAACTGGTGGGGCTGTCGTTTTCTGTCGCGGCCAACGAAGCGGCCTACATTCCGCTGACCCACTCCTACATGGGCGTGCCAGAGCAACTGGACCGCGACACTGTGCTGCTGGCGTTGAAACCGCTACTGGAAAATCCGAATAAGCTGAAAGTCGGCCAACACGCCAAATTTGATACCAATATCCTCGCCAATTGCGCCATCGGTGGCGATCAGAGCAACGGGATTACTGTTCAGGGGATTGCCTACGACACCATGCTCGAGTCCTACGTCCTGGATTCGACGGCCACCCGCCACGACATGGACAGCCTGGCACTCAAGTACCTGGGCCAAAGCAAGACCGATATTCAGGAAATTGCAGGCAAAGGCGTCAAACAACTGACCTTCGACCAGATTTCCCTTGAACTGGCGGGCCCCTATGCCGCCGAAGACGCGGACGTCACCTTCCGCCTGCATATGGCCCTGCAGGAAAAACTGGCAGCGACACCAAGCCTGTGCAAAGTACTCAACGAGATTGAAATGCCGCTGATGCCGGTTCTGGCCCGTATCGAGCGCCAGGGCGCGCTCGTGGATGCCAACCTGCTGGGCATTCAGAGCGTCGAGCTGGGTGAGAAACTGGTCGCCCTTGAGCGTGAGGCCTTTGCCATCGCCGGCGAAGAGTTCAACCTCGGCTCGCCGAAGCAACTGGGCGTGATTCTCTACGAAAAGCTCGGTTTGCCTGTACTCAGCAAAACCGCCAAGGGTCAGGCTTCGACTGCCGAAGCCGTACTGGCAGAGTTGGCCGAACAGGACTACCCGCTGCCCAAGGTGCTGATGCAATACCGCTCGCTGAGCAAGCTCAAAAGCACCTACACCGACCGTTTGCCAGAGCAGATCAACGCTCGTACCGGGCGTATTCATACGTCTTACCAGCAAGCCGTCGCGGCCACCGGGCGTTTGTCGTCCATCGACCCGAACCTGCAGAACATCCCCATCCGCACCGCCGAAGGTCGCCGGATTCGGCAGGCGTTCATCGCGCCCAAAGGCTACAAGCTGCTGGCCGCGGACTACTCGCAAATCGAACTGCGGATCATGGCGCACCTGGCCAAGGACGAGGGTTTGCTGCACGCCTTCCGCAACAACCTCGATGTCCACCGGGCCACGGCCGCAGAGGTGTTTGGCGTCGAGCTGGACGCGGTCACCAACGATCAGCGTCGTAGCGCGAAAGCCATCAACTTCGGTTTGATCTACGGCATGAGCGCGTTTGGCCTGGCCAAGCAGATCGGCGTTGACCGCAAACAATCCCAAGCCTACATCGACCGTTACTTCGCCCGTTATCCCGGCGTGCTGCAATACATGGAACGCACCCGCGCCCAGGCCGCCGAGCAAGGATTCGTCGAAACCATCTTCGGTCGTCGTCTGTACCTGCCGGAAATCAATTCGAAAAACCAGGCCCTGCGCAAAGCGGCCGAACGCACGGCGATCAACGCCCCGATGCAAGGCACCGCCGCGGACATCATCAAGAAAGCCATGGTGGCGGTGGACAACTGGCTGACATCGTCAGGCCTGGACGCCAAAGTCATCCTGCAGGTGCACGATGAATTGGTGCTCGAAGTGCGCGAGGATCTGATCGATCAGGTGCGCGAGGAGATTCGCGCGCACATGAGCAACGCCGCACAGCTGGATGTACCGCTTCTGGTCGAAGTGGGCGTAGGCAATAACTGGGATGAGGCTCACTGA
- a CDS encoding DUF2782 domain-containing protein: protein MRTLNRLLLAGLFAITPLAVMAADDKPSADPEVTIRTEGDKTIQEYRQNGFVYAIKVTPKVGKPYFLIRADGSDGNYIRSDQPDMLIPAWEIFKW from the coding sequence ATGCGCACACTAAATCGCTTGTTGCTGGCTGGCTTGTTTGCAATCACTCCATTGGCTGTCATGGCGGCGGATGACAAACCCTCGGCGGACCCGGAAGTAACGATCCGCACGGAAGGCGATAAAACCATTCAGGAGTATCGCCAGAACGGCTTTGTGTACGCGATCAAGGTCACCCCGAAGGTCGGAAAACCGTACTTTCTGATACGCGCTGATGGCTCGGACGGAAACTACATTCGCTCGGATCAGCCGGATATGCTGATTCCTGCGTGGGAAATCTTTAAGTGGTAA
- a CDS encoding endonuclease/exonuclease/phosphatase family protein, translated as MRRWGTERVVGLHDPRVNEHHLESTGLPVDSRLRLLSFNIQVGISTERYRHYLTRGWQHLLPHTGRADNLQKIGNLLGDFDLVALQEADGGSLRSGYVNQVEHLAQLGAFPYWYQQLNRNLGRLGQHSNGVLSRLRPWAIEDHPLPGPKGRGAILVRFGEGPEALVVVMMHLALGARARSMQLAYIRELIGGYKHQVLMGDMNTHASDLLQNSPLRDLGLLAPQLEATFPSWRPQRCLDHILLSPTLTLEKVEVLAQPISDHLPVAVEIRLPGSLTADAFPALSPV; from the coding sequence ATGCGCCGCTGGGGAACTGAACGCGTCGTTGGCCTGCATGACCCGCGGGTCAACGAGCATCACCTGGAATCAACGGGGTTGCCCGTGGACAGCCGTCTGCGTTTGCTCAGTTTCAATATCCAGGTCGGCATCAGTACCGAGCGTTATCGGCACTATCTGACCCGCGGCTGGCAGCATCTGTTGCCGCACACCGGGCGTGCCGACAATCTGCAAAAAATCGGCAATCTGCTGGGCGACTTCGACCTGGTCGCCTTGCAGGAAGCCGATGGCGGTAGCCTGCGATCAGGCTACGTCAATCAGGTCGAACACCTGGCGCAACTCGGCGCCTTCCCCTACTGGTATCAACAACTCAATCGCAATCTCGGTCGCCTCGGCCAGCACAGCAATGGCGTGCTCAGTCGCCTGCGCCCGTGGGCGATTGAAGATCATCCGCTGCCGGGGCCCAAGGGTCGCGGGGCCATTCTGGTGCGCTTCGGCGAAGGTCCGGAGGCGCTCGTGGTGGTGATGATGCACTTGGCGCTGGGCGCTCGCGCCCGTAGCATGCAACTGGCTTACATCCGCGAGCTGATCGGCGGTTATAAACACCAGGTGCTGATGGGCGATATGAATACCCATGCCAGTGACTTGCTGCAGAATTCCCCGCTGCGTGATTTAGGCCTGCTCGCACCACAACTGGAAGCGACCTTTCCCAGCTGGCGGCCACAGCGCTGCCTGGACCATATTCTGCTCAGCCCCACCCTGACCCTCGAAAAGGTCGAGGTGCTGGCACAACCCATTTCCGATCACCTGCCGGTCGCGGTAGAGATTCGTCTGCCGGGCTCGCTCACGGCCGATGCATTCCCCGCGTTGAGTCCTGTCTGA
- a CDS encoding cytochrome c5 family protein, protein MTKWLLAAGVVMPLYSAQATQDPEAVYNRVCGACHSGQLPMAPRKGDQETWTPRLAKGMETLVQHVTQGFKAMPPRGLCMDCSAEDYRAIIQWMSE, encoded by the coding sequence ATGACGAAATGGCTGCTAGCTGCCGGTGTCGTGATGCCGCTTTACAGCGCTCAGGCTACACAGGATCCGGAAGCTGTGTACAACCGTGTTTGTGGTGCCTGTCATTCCGGCCAACTACCCATGGCGCCCCGCAAGGGCGATCAGGAAACTTGGACGCCGAGGTTGGCGAAAGGTATGGAGACGCTGGTGCAACACGTGACCCAGGGTTTCAAGGCGATGCCGCCGCGTGGTTTGTGCATGGACTGCAGTGCCGAGGATTACCGAGCCATCATCCAGTGGATGAGCGAGTAA
- a CDS encoding homoserine kinase produces MSVFTPLARPELETFLAPYGLGRLLDFQGIAAGSENTNFFISLEQGEFVLTLVERGPVQEMPFFIELLDVLHDADLPVPYALRTTDGIALRELAGKPALLQPRLAGKHIKEANAQHCAQVGELLAHLHLATQANMIKRKTDRGLDWMLEEGTQLLSHLNAEQSDLLQRALDEITRQKTKILALPRANIHADLFRDNAMFEGTHLTGLIDFYNACSGPMLYDVAIALNDWCSDEQGQIDGARARALLGAYAALRPFTAAEAELWPTMLRVACVRFWLSRLIAAESFAGQDVLIHDPMEFQLRLAQRQKVDTPLPFAL; encoded by the coding sequence ATGTCTGTGTTCACCCCGCTGGCTCGGCCCGAGCTGGAAACCTTTCTCGCCCCTTACGGGCTCGGCCGCCTGCTTGATTTCCAGGGGATTGCCGCCGGTAGCGAAAACACCAATTTCTTTATCAGCCTGGAACAGGGCGAGTTCGTCCTGACCCTGGTCGAGCGCGGGCCGGTGCAGGAAATGCCATTCTTCATCGAACTGCTCGACGTGCTGCATGACGCCGATCTGCCGGTGCCTTATGCGCTGCGTACCACCGACGGCATTGCCTTGCGCGAATTGGCCGGTAAACCTGCACTGTTGCAGCCACGTCTGGCGGGCAAGCACATCAAGGAAGCCAATGCACAGCATTGCGCCCAGGTCGGCGAGCTGCTGGCTCATCTGCACCTGGCAACCCAGGCCAACATGATCAAGCGCAAAACCGATCGTGGCCTGGACTGGATGCTGGAGGAGGGCACGCAGTTGCTCTCGCACCTGAATGCCGAACAAAGCGATTTGCTGCAACGTGCCCTGGACGAAATCACCCGGCAGAAGACGAAAATCCTCGCGCTGCCGCGGGCCAACATCCACGCGGATCTGTTCCGCGACAACGCGATGTTCGAAGGCACGCACCTGACCGGGTTGATCGACTTCTACAACGCCTGTTCAGGGCCGATGCTCTATGACGTGGCGATTGCCTTGAATGATTGGTGCTCGGATGAGCAAGGGCAGATCGATGGGGCTCGGGCGCGGGCGCTATTGGGCGCTTATGCCGCGCTGCGACCGTTCACTGCCGCCGAAGCCGAGCTGTGGCCGACCATGTTGCGCGTAGCGTGCGTACGGTTCTGGCTGTCGCGCTTGATTGCGGCGGAATCTTTCGCCGGGCAGGACGTGTTGATTCACGATCCGATGGAGTTTCAGCTGCGGCTGGCGCAGCGGCAGAAGGTCGACACGCCGTTGCCTTTCGCCCTCTAA